AACTCCTGGAGGAACGCGCCCCGGATCTCACCACCACCAACCGGCTGCTCGTCGACTCCCCCACCGCGCTGGCGGACATCGTGGGCAGGGAGTGGGTCGAGGACTGGCAGGCCCTGTCCCCCGACACCGCCGCACTCGACCGGCTGCATCCGCGGCACATCCCCCGCAACCACCTGCTCCAGGCCGCGCTCACCGAGGCCGAATCCGGGAACCTGGAGCCCTACCTGGCCCTGCTGTCCGTGGTCACCGATCCCTACAGCGACCACGGGCAGGAGTTCCGGGAGCCTGCACCGGAAGGCTTCGACGAGACCTTCCGCACCTTCTGCGGCACCTAGCGTCAGAGGTCGTCGATGACGATCTTCTTCATCTCCATCAACCTTCCGAAAGCGCCGGGGCGTTCCAGGAGTTCATTGAGGTTCTCGGGGGCGATCTGCCAGCTCACCCCGTAGCGGTCCTGGAGCCAGCCGCACTGCTCCGCCTCCGGTACGGCCGACAGTGCGTCCCAGAGCCGGTCGATCTCCTCCTGTCCCCGGGCGTTGACCAGGAGCGAGACACCGGGGGTGAACGTGAAGGGCTGCTCGACGGCGGAGTCCATCGCCGCCAGCCATTCGCCGCGGATCTGGAATTCAGAGAAGAGCACCGAATCCGTGGTGGCAGGCCCGTGCGGCTGGTCGTAGTGGACACGATTGCCCAGTGCCGCGTCCGGGAAGACCGACAGGTAGAAGTCGACCGCCTCCCCGGCCTTGTTCTGGACGGGGCCACAGAACATCAGGTCGGGGACGACGAAGGGACGGGGCTCCCCGGCGGGGTCGGTGAGCATGAGCTGCCAGCTCACCCCGTATTTGTCCTGGACCCAGCCGTAACGGGGACTGAAGGGATACTCGCCCAGGTCCATCAGAACCTGACCGCCGTCACAGAGTTTCTCCCATGTGCGGTCGAGGTCACCGCGGGCGTCTTCCCGCTGGCTGGGGTCGAAGTTGAGGAAGAAGGTGATCGCCGGGGTCGGCGTGAATTCATCGCCTGCGTTGATCAGCGCCAGGCGGTAGCCCGCGACGTCGAGCTCCACGGTCAGGGTCTGGCCTCCGAACTCCCGCTGAAAATCGAGGAGGTCGTCGGGCGGGTAGGTCCACTTCTGCACGACAGTGGTGTCGGGCAGCGCGGAGACGTAGAAGTCCGTCGCGTCATCGCCGACGCGGTTGATCCAGAGGTGCGGGATGATCGTCTGCATGTCAGATCTCTTTCCGTGGGACACCGGGGGTGATGCGCATCACGTTACTCCCCGAGGGTGCGTCTGAACCATGGTCGGCCGAGGAGAACCGCGTTTAGACTGGTGGGAACGGGTATCCCTGCGACCTCTGCAAGCACCAGGAGACACGATGAGTGACACCGCCATCACCATGACCAACCTGACGAAGACCTTCGGTTCCACCCGTGCCCTGGACGAGTTCACCATGACGGTGCCGGCCGGTGAGGTCCGCGGATTCCTCGGCCCCAACGGTTCCGGCAAGTCCACCGCCATCCGTGTCCTGCTCGGCGTGCTCCGCGCCGATTCCGGATCCGCCCGGGTCCTGGGCAGGGACCCGTGGCGGGATTCGGTGGAGCTGCATCACCGCCTGGCCTACGTCGCCGGCGACACGAATCTGTGGCCCAACCTGACCGGTGGGGAGGCCATCGACCTGTTCACCCGCCATCAGCGCTCCGAGGCGCTGCGCCGGCGCCGGGACGAGCTGATCGAACGCTTCGAACTGGACCCCAGGAAGAAGTCCCGGACCTATTCCAAAGGCAACCGGCAGAAGGTCGCGCTCATCGCCGCCCTGTCCCTCGACGTCGATCTCTATCTTCTCGACGAACCGACGGCCGGCCTGGATCCACTGATGGAATCACTGTTCACCGAGGAGATCCGTGCGCGTCGCGACGAAGGCCGGACCGTGCTGCTGTCCAGCCACATCCTCGGCGAGGTGGAGAAGCTGTGCGATTCCGTCACGATCATCCGGGCGGGCCGGGACGTCGAACACGGGACGATGTCCGAGCTGCGCCACCTCACCCGTTCCGCGGTCGCCGGCACCGCCACCGCCGACCCCCGGCGTCTGGCGGCGGTTCCGGGGGTCCACGAACTCGCCGTGGACGAGGGCAGGTTCCGGTTCCAGGTGGAGGACCACAACCTGGACGACGTTCTGCGGATGCTTCCCGACATGGGGGTGCAGAACCTCACGATCACGCCCCCGTCGCTGGAGGATCTCTTCCTCCGCCACTACGGCACCGGCGAGGAGGCGGAGCGATGACCACCCAGTTCACCGGCACCGGCCGACTCCTGCGGCTGTACCTGCGCCTGGACAGGTTCCGGCTGCCCGTGTGGGTCCTGTCGATGTTCGTCGTGGTGTGGGCCAGCGTGGACGCACTCCAGACCAGTTTCTCCGACCCGCTGAGTCTGCAGGCCCGGGGAATGCTGGGTGCGAACCCCGCGACGGTGATGATGTCCGGCCCTGTGTTCGGGCTCGAGAATTACACGATGGGCCTGATGGTCGCGAGCGAGCTCTCCCTGTGGGCGTTCATCGTCGCCGCGGTCATGGGTGTGCTCTTCATGGTCCGGCACACCCGGGCCGACGAGGAGTCCGGCAGGTTGGAGATGCTGCGCGCGCTGCCGGTCGGGCGCATGGCGGCGCCGACGGCCTCGATGATCCTCGTCGCGCTGGCCAGCGTCGCCTTGGGCGGGGCCGTCTCCGCAGGCCTGCTCATACCCGGCATGAGGGTCCCCGATTCGCTGGCCTTCGGACTGGGCACGGCACTGACCGGGATGGTCTTCGGCGCAGCCGCGGCCGTCGCGGCGCAACTCAGCGACAGCGCACGGGCAGCCTCCGGGCTGGGGATCGCCGCCATCGTGGCGACCTTCCTCATCCGTGCCGCCGGCGACGTCATCGACTACCAGGGGTCCTGGCTCTCCTGGTTCTCCCCGCTGGCCTGGCCGCAACAGACCCGGCTCTACGCCGATCTGCGATGGTGGCCGCTGGCGCTCTCCGCCGTCGCCGCCCTCGCGTTGGCAGCCCTGGCCTTCTGGCTGGTGGGGCGCCGGGACCTCGGCTCTGGGATGGGGCACGGCCGACCGGGCCCTGCACGAGCGTCGGCGCGTCTGCTCTCCCCCGCCGGGCTGGCCTCGCGGCTGGAGAGCCCGACCTTCCTCATCTGGGCGGTGGGCCTGTTCTCCTTCGCGGTGGCCTTCGGCACCCTGGCAGACGAGCTGGAGGACGTGATAGACGTCATGCCCGCGCTCGACGACTGGGTCGTCCTCGATCTGACGGATCTGACCAGCTCCTTCGGTGCCATGCTCCTGTCCTACCTCAGTCTCGGCCCCGCCATCCTCCTGGTCCTGGCGGTGCTGCACCTGCGCACGGAGGAACGTGAGGGGCGGATGACGTCAATGTTCCTCAGCGGCAGTTCCCAGTGGCGACTTCTGGCCGGCTGGTTCGCCGTAGTGGCTGCGGAGGCGGCCGCCGTGCTCATTCTCCTCGGTTTCGGACTCGGGGTCGGGATCGCCCTCGGTTCCGGGGACGCCAGGTGGATCGGTGACATGACGGCGGCCTCGTTCGTCTACCTCCCCGCAGTACTGCTCCACGGCACGCTGGCGGTGATGGTGTTCGGCCTGGCCCCCAGGCTCATCGCATTCACCTGGTTCTATCTGGCCTGGGCCATCCTCGTTCTCTTCCTCGGCGAGCTGCTCCGCCTCCCCGACTGGGCACGGAGCACCACCCCGGTCTGGCACACCCCCGCAGTGCCCGGGACGGAGGTCGACCCCCTCCCGCTGATCATCATGACGCTCCTCGCGCTGGCCTTCCTGGTTCTCGGCCTCGTCGGGTTCCGACGCCGCGACCTCGTCGAGGGCTGAGCAAAGGACAACGCCCCCTCCGCCGGAAAGCGGAGGGGGCGCGTGCCTGAGGGAGGCTAGGGTGCCAGCCGCAGGGTCTTCTGGGAGTAATCCCACAGCTCGTCGAACATCTTCTTGTCGTCGCCCAGCTTGACGCCGTAGGACGGGATCATCTCGTAGATCTTCGGACCCCACTCGATCATCCGCTCACCGAAGCAACGCTCCAGCAGTTCCAGCATGGCGGCCGGGGCGATGGAGGCTCCCGGGGAAGCGCCCAGCAGACCGGCAATGGAACCGTCGCTGCCGTTGATCAGGGTGGTGCCGAACTCCAGGGAGCCGAAGCGCGGGGCTGCGGTCGGCTTGATCACCTGAACGCGCTGACCGGCGACGACGGTCTCCCAGTCCTCCGCCTTGGCGGACGGGACGTAGTCACGCAGATCGACGAGTCGCTTCTCGAAGTCCTTCGCCACCTCGGAAACCAGGTACTTGGTCAGTGCGAACTCCTGCACCGCGACACCCAGGTAGGAGGGGATGTTATCCGGGCGGATCGACTTGAACAGGTCGAGGTAGGAACCCTCCTTGAGGAACTTGGGGGTCCAGCCGCCGTAGGGGCCGAACAGCAGACCCTTCTCGCCGTCGATGACGCGGGTGTCCAGGTGAGGGACGGACATCGGCGGGGCGCCGACCTTCGCCTTGCCGTAGACCTTGGCGGAGTGCTTCTCGATGAGCTCCTGGTTGGTGGAGCGCAGCCACATGCCGGAGACCGGGAAGCCCGCGTAGCCGTTGACCTCGGGGACGCCCGCCTTGCGCAGCAGGTCGAGGGCGTAGCCGCCGGCGCCGACGAAGACGAACTTGGCGCGGATCACGGAGGTGTCACCGGTGTGGACGTTCTTGACGGTGATCTTCCAGTGCTTGCCGTCCTTCTTGAGGTTCTTGACCTCGTGGCCGTAGCGGATCTCCGTGCCGGAGGCCTCGGCGGCGGTCAGGAACTGCTTGGTCAGGGTGCCGAAGTTGACGTCGGTGCCCACGTCGGTGCCGGAGTAGGCGACCTTCTCCGCATCGAAGTCGCGGCCCTCGGCCATGACGGGCAGACGCTCGGCGAACTTGGCCTCGTCGTCCACGAACTCCATGCCCGGGAAGAGGATGTTGTCCTTCAGCGCCTCATGGCGGCGACGCAGGTAGTCAATCTGGTCATGGCCCTGTGCGAAGGCGAGGTGCGGGACCGGCTTGATCCAGTCGCCCGGGTCAGCGAGCACGCCGTTGTCGACCTGGTGGGACCAGAACTGGCGGGAGACCTGGAACTTCTCGTTGATGTCGATGGCCTTGGACACATCGATGCGGCCGTTCTTCTCCGGCGTGTAGTTCAGCTCGCAGAGTGCGGAGTGGCCGGTACCGGCGTTGTTCCACGGAGAGGAGGACTCCTGGGCGGGTCCGTCGAGGCGCTCGAAGATCATCTGGGACCAGCTCGGCTCCAGCTCGCGGATCATGGCACCCAGGGTGGCGCTCATGACACCCGCACCGACGAGGGCGACATCGACCTCGTCAGTGATCTTGGCAGCGTTCGTTTTGTCAGTGGACACCTTGAATTACCTCATTCGTCGTCGAAGGTTGTGGCCCACGCCGGGTGGCGGCACACTTCCCGGCGGGCAGGACAATTCTGGGTGCGGCCGATCCGTCCTCGGCGGAAGTCCGCTCCCCTTGTCCGGTAACCGTTTACCTTACGCCCTGGATATGGGGCGGGTGGGTAGAAGGTCGGCATTTCATGAACTTCCCGACACCCCGCATTCCCCCGACCGCCACCCCCGGACTCGTCATAGAGTGGTGTCCATGACTGTTGCTGATGTTTCCGAGTGGCACGAGGATCTCCTCGGGCCCGATTTCCAGGCCTGTGACATCAACCTGGGGCCAGATCCCGAGGGTGAGGGTGACATCGTGGCGACCCTGGTGCGCTACGGGCAGCCGGCGGCGTCGAAACGCGCCGTCCTGTGGGTGCACGGGATGACCGACTACTTCTTCCATGAGCATGTGGCCCGCGCACTGGATGAGGCCGGTTACGCCTTTTATGCCCTGGACCTGCGGAAATGTGGGCGTTCCTGCCAGGAGGGGCAGCGGTGGCACTACAGCGAGGACTTCCGGCACTACTTCCCGGAGCTGACGGCCGCGCTGGACATCATCACGGCCGTACACCCGGACGTCACCCCGATCGCGCACTCCACCGCCGGGATGATCGTGCCGTTGTGGGCGGCTCATCTGGCGCGCAACGACTCCGCCCGGCATTCGAAGCTGGGCGGCATCGTCCTCAACTCGCCGTTCCTGGACATGATGTACCCGCGGGCGGCGGTGGCCCTGGGTCGGCCGCTGGTGGGGGTGCTGGGCCGACTGCTGCCCGGCCTGGAGGTGCCCGGCGGCAACCTGGGTTCCTACGGCATGTCGATCCACCGTGACCACCACGGCGAGTGGGACTTCGACGTCAACTTCAAGCCGCTGCGCGGCCACCGGAAGTACCTGGGCTGGCTTCGTGAGGTGTTGCGCACCCAGGCCAAGGTGCAGCGTGGAGAGATCAACGTGGGTGTCCCGGTGCTCACGTTGTGTTCGGCGCGGTCCCGGCTGGGGAAGCCCTACTCGGAGGAGTCGGCCGGGGTGGACACCGTCCTGGACACCGAGCAGATTAAGCGGTGTGCGCCGCTGCTCGGCGACGATGTGACGGTGCATCCCATCGAGGGGGCGAAGCATGATGTGTTCCTCTCGAGGCCGGAACCGCTGACGGAGGCGCTGGCCACGACGGTCGGGTGGCTGAAGCGCAGGTAGACTCGACGTCTGACCATTCCTCGTTGATCCAAGGAGCTTCTCCCCCATGACTGCTGACCTGAAGGTCGACAAGCATTATGACCTCATCATCATCGGCACCGGTTCGGGCAACTCGATTCCCGGCCCGGAGTTCGATGATCTCTCGATCGCCATCGTGGAGAAGGGCACCTTCGGCGGCACCTGCCTGAACGTGGGCTGCATCCCGACGAAGATGTTCGTCCATGCCGCGGACACCGCTCTGGCCGCCCGGGAGGCGGGCAAGCTGGGTCTGAGCGCGCAGGTCTACCACGTCGACTGGCCGGGGATCGTCTCCCGGGTGTTCGATGAGCGCATCGACCTGATCGCCGAGGGCGGAGAAACCTACCGCCGTGGCCCGCAGACCCCGAACATCGACGTCTACGACCAGCACGCCCGCTTCATCGGCCAGCGCACCCTCCGCACCGGCCAGGGCCCGGAGGAGAAGACCATCTCCGGCGACCGCATCATCATCGCCACCGGTTCCCGCCCGATGATTCCCGAGGCCATCGCCGAATCCGGTGTGCACTACCACACCAACGACGACATCATGCGTCTGCCGCAACAGCCCCAGTCGATCATCATCGTGGGCGGCGGCTTCATCGCCATGGAGTTCGCGCACGTCTTCGAGGGGCTCGGCACCAAGGTCCACATCGTCAGCCGCTCCGCGCTTCTCCGGCGTCTCGACGCCGACCTCGGCTCGCGCATCAACGACCTCGCCGTCAAGCGTTACGACGTCCGCATCGGCCGCACCGTCACCGACGCCGTCCAGGATCACGGCGGCATCACCGTCACGCTCGACGACGGCGGCACCATCACCGCAGACGTCCTGCTCGTCGCCACCGGCCGCATCCGCAACGGCGACCAGATGGACCTGGATCTCGGTGGCGTGGAGATAACCGGGGACGGCCGCGTCAGCGTCGACGAATTCGGACGTTCCACCTCCGCCGAGGGGGTGTGGGCCCTGGGCGACGTGTCCTCGCCGTTCATGCTCAAGCACGTGGCCAACGCGGAGATGCGCGCCGTGCGCCACAACCTGCTCCACCCTGATGACCTGCAGAAGATGCCCCACGAGCACGTGCCCTCCGCGGTCTTCACCAATCCGCAGATCGCCACGGTGGGTCTCACCGAGCGTGAGGCACGCAGGGCGGGACACAACGTCACGGTGAAGATCCAGAAGTACGGCGACGTCGCCTACGGCTGGGCACTGGAGGACACCAGCGGCATTGTCAAGCTCATCGCCGACAAGGACACCGGCAGGCTGCTGGGCGCACACTTCCTCGGCCCCCAGGCCTCCACGCTCATCCAGCAGATGATCACGGTCATGGTCTTCGACCTCGACGTCCGCGAAGTGGCCACGAAGCAGTACTGGATCCACCCGGCACTGCCCGAGGTCACGGAGAACGCCCTACTCGGCCTGGACTTCTAGGCGGAGAACTGCGGCTGGTCCTCGTCGGGGAGCGTGAGAATCTCGTTGCCGTCGTCGGTGATCACGATGGTGTGCTCGAACTGGGCGGTGAACCTGCCGTCCACGTTCTGCACCGTCCAGTCGTCGTCCCAGATGGTGTAGTCGAGGCTGCCGAGGTTGATCATCGGCTCAATGGTGAGGGTCATGCCCGGCTCGAGGATGTCGCGGTACATCGTCGAGTCATAGTGGAGCACCACGAGGCCGTTGTGGAAGGTCGGGCCCACGCCGTGGCCGGTGAAGTCACGGACGACGTTGTAGCCGAAACGGTTGGCGTAGGACTCGATGACCCGGCCGATGACGTTGATCTCGCGGCCCGGCTTCGCGGCCTTGATGCCGCGCATCAGGGCCTCGCGGGTGCGTTCGACGAGCAGGCGGTGCTCCTCGGAGACCTCGCCCACCAGGAAGGTCGCGTTCGTGTCACCGTGGACGCCGTTCTTGAAGGCCGTGACGTCAACGTTGACGATGTCACCTTCCTCCATCACGGTGGTGTCCGGGATACCGTGGCAGACGATCTCGTTCAGTGAGGTGCAGCAGGACTTGGTGTAGCCCCGGTACCCGAGCGTGGACGGGTAGGCATCGTGGTCGAGCATGTACTCGTGGGCGATGCGGTCAAGCTCGTCGGTGGTCACGCCGGGGGCGACGGCCCTGCCGACCTCCTTCAGTGCGTTGGCCGCAATCTTCGACGCCTCGCGCATCGCCTCGATCACCTCGGGGGGCTGGAT
This sequence is a window from Corynebacterium comes. Protein-coding genes within it:
- a CDS encoding alpha/beta fold hydrolase codes for the protein MTVADVSEWHEDLLGPDFQACDINLGPDPEGEGDIVATLVRYGQPAASKRAVLWVHGMTDYFFHEHVARALDEAGYAFYALDLRKCGRSCQEGQRWHYSEDFRHYFPELTAALDIITAVHPDVTPIAHSTAGMIVPLWAAHLARNDSARHSKLGGIVLNSPFLDMMYPRAAVALGRPLVGVLGRLLPGLEVPGGNLGSYGMSIHRDHHGEWDFDVNFKPLRGHRKYLGWLREVLRTQAKVQRGEINVGVPVLTLCSARSRLGKPYSEESAGVDTVLDTEQIKRCAPLLGDDVTVHPIEGAKHDVFLSRPEPLTEALATTVGWLKRR
- the map gene encoding type I methionyl aminopeptidase, producing the protein MSNRSLLVPGQPTPIRTVPDHIERPEYVWKDEVRENVGEAFIQPPEVIEAMREASKIAANALKEVGRAVAPGVTTDELDRIAHEYMLDHDAYPSTLGYRGYTKSCCTSLNEIVCHGIPDTTVMEEGDIVNVDVTAFKNGVHGDTNATFLVGEVSEEHRLLVERTREALMRGIKAAKPGREINVIGRVIESYANRFGYNVVRDFTGHGVGPTFHNGLVVLHYDSTMYRDILEPGMTLTIEPMINLGSLDYTIWDDDWTVQNVDGRFTAQFEHTIVITDDGNEILTLPDEDQPQFSA
- a CDS encoding ABC transporter permease, producing MTTQFTGTGRLLRLYLRLDRFRLPVWVLSMFVVVWASVDALQTSFSDPLSLQARGMLGANPATVMMSGPVFGLENYTMGLMVASELSLWAFIVAAVMGVLFMVRHTRADEESGRLEMLRALPVGRMAAPTASMILVALASVALGGAVSAGLLIPGMRVPDSLAFGLGTALTGMVFGAAAAVAAQLSDSARAASGLGIAAIVATFLIRAAGDVIDYQGSWLSWFSPLAWPQQTRLYADLRWWPLALSAVAALALAALAFWLVGRRDLGSGMGHGRPGPARASARLLSPAGLASRLESPTFLIWAVGLFSFAVAFGTLADELEDVIDVMPALDDWVVLDLTDLTSSFGAMLLSYLSLGPAILLVLAVLHLRTEEREGRMTSMFLSGSSQWRLLAGWFAVVAAEAAAVLILLGFGLGVGIALGSGDARWIGDMTAASFVYLPAVLLHGTLAVMVFGLAPRLIAFTWFYLAWAILVLFLGELLRLPDWARSTTPVWHTPAVPGTEVDPLPLIIMTLLALAFLVLGLVGFRRRDLVEG
- the mqo gene encoding malate dehydrogenase (quinone) — encoded protein: MSTDKTNAAKITDEVDVALVGAGVMSATLGAMIRELEPSWSQMIFERLDGPAQESSSPWNNAGTGHSALCELNYTPEKNGRIDVSKAIDINEKFQVSRQFWSHQVDNGVLADPGDWIKPVPHLAFAQGHDQIDYLRRRHEALKDNILFPGMEFVDDEAKFAERLPVMAEGRDFDAEKVAYSGTDVGTDVNFGTLTKQFLTAAEASGTEIRYGHEVKNLKKDGKHWKITVKNVHTGDTSVIRAKFVFVGAGGYALDLLRKAGVPEVNGYAGFPVSGMWLRSTNQELIEKHSAKVYGKAKVGAPPMSVPHLDTRVIDGEKGLLFGPYGGWTPKFLKEGSYLDLFKSIRPDNIPSYLGVAVQEFALTKYLVSEVAKDFEKRLVDLRDYVPSAKAEDWETVVAGQRVQVIKPTAAPRFGSLEFGTTLINGSDGSIAGLLGASPGASIAPAAMLELLERCFGERMIEWGPKIYEMIPSYGVKLGDDKKMFDELWDYSQKTLRLAP
- a CDS encoding VOC family protein; translation: MQTIIPHLWINRVGDDATDFYVSALPDTTVVQKWTYPPDDLLDFQREFGGQTLTVELDVAGYRLALINAGDEFTPTPAITFFLNFDPSQREDARGDLDRTWEKLCDGGQVLMDLGEYPFSPRYGWVQDKYGVSWQLMLTDPAGEPRPFVVPDLMFCGPVQNKAGEAVDFYLSVFPDAALGNRVHYDQPHGPATTDSVLFSEFQIRGEWLAAMDSAVEQPFTFTPGVSLLVNARGQEEIDRLWDALSAVPEAEQCGWLQDRYGVSWQIAPENLNELLERPGAFGRLMEMKKIVIDDL
- a CDS encoding ABC transporter ATP-binding protein, which gives rise to MSDTAITMTNLTKTFGSTRALDEFTMTVPAGEVRGFLGPNGSGKSTAIRVLLGVLRADSGSARVLGRDPWRDSVELHHRLAYVAGDTNLWPNLTGGEAIDLFTRHQRSEALRRRRDELIERFELDPRKKSRTYSKGNRQKVALIAALSLDVDLYLLDEPTAGLDPLMESLFTEEIRARRDEGRTVLLSSHILGEVEKLCDSVTIIRAGRDVEHGTMSELRHLTRSAVAGTATADPRRLAAVPGVHELAVDEGRFRFQVEDHNLDDVLRMLPDMGVQNLTITPPSLEDLFLRHYGTGEEAER
- the mtr gene encoding mycothione reductase produces the protein MTADLKVDKHYDLIIIGTGSGNSIPGPEFDDLSIAIVEKGTFGGTCLNVGCIPTKMFVHAADTALAAREAGKLGLSAQVYHVDWPGIVSRVFDERIDLIAEGGETYRRGPQTPNIDVYDQHARFIGQRTLRTGQGPEEKTISGDRIIIATGSRPMIPEAIAESGVHYHTNDDIMRLPQQPQSIIIVGGGFIAMEFAHVFEGLGTKVHIVSRSALLRRLDADLGSRINDLAVKRYDVRIGRTVTDAVQDHGGITVTLDDGGTITADVLLVATGRIRNGDQMDLDLGGVEITGDGRVSVDEFGRSTSAEGVWALGDVSSPFMLKHVANAEMRAVRHNLLHPDDLQKMPHEHVPSAVFTNPQIATVGLTEREARRAGHNVTVKIQKYGDVAYGWALEDTSGIVKLIADKDTGRLLGAHFLGPQASTLIQQMITVMVFDLDVREVATKQYWIHPALPEVTENALLGLDF